From Triticum aestivum cultivar Chinese Spring chromosome 7B, IWGSC CS RefSeq v2.1, whole genome shotgun sequence:
CTAGAAAGAGTACCTCTTTTTGCTTGGACTTCCAGCAATTTATGTAGCTGCAGGATTTCAGCAGAGTGGCGCGCAagaaagatactccctccatttcaaaatatagtgcgcgCGTCCGTCCTTTTCGAGGTCTAACTTTGATCAtaaaatttaaccaacgagaccaactacggtgggagaaaaaaattatataattgaaaacttcttttgaatacgaattcactgatataacttttgctcccatcACAGTCGGTCTCGGTCTCGTTGATTAAATTTATGGTTAAAGTTGAAGCACGTGAATAGAGGAAgcattatattttggaacggagggactaGGTTTTTTGTTCTGTTATGGGAAGCTTCTATGTGCATGCCTATCACCTATCAAGTCACTTTCACGCTTACTTGACAGCCACATGGAAGGTGCTCATGTAGATTCCACATTCCAAGACATCCCTGTCCAGCGGCAGttatttttttttctctctcctttGTCATGTTTCTCTTGTTGATTTTTTGTTGGAATGGGATCTAAGGTGTGTTTGGTTGGCATCCACACCACTCCACGCCTGGCCGGGACAGTGCCTGAAGTGTGCCTGGGTGTTGTTTTGTTCGTGTCCTGGGAAAGCAAAAGCCTGCCTCACCTGGCTGACCCAGCAGCGTCGTTAGCCTGGGTAAgttaaaacaaacagaaaatagtaAGTGGTTTAGGCCAGGCAGTGGAATTAGCCTGGCCCAGGCCGATGTGAAGGGACGCCTGTCTTACAGGCATATGTGATTTAGCACAACTTTGATGTACTACTTGTCACATCAACCTGCCAATCTAGTTTTTCTATTATTCTTTCTTTGTCCCAGGCCAGGTCTCCATCGAAGCAACATCTGCAAAAGCATGCCTGGCCAGGCAAAATTTCTCTCTTTTCCAGGCTACCACCAGGCATAGGTTTTTACCAGGCATGATGATGCCCGGGACACCAACCAAACACACCCCTAGTCTGGGAGAGATGACAGGGATATTGGGACGAGAGAAGGCGGCGCTCCCGCCGGTTGCTCACAAAAAGTAATACTTGGAGGAGAGAAGGTTTGTCTCTCAAGCTGTAGTCAGTTTTATATTTCACAAGATGGACAAATATATATTCACAAAAAAAAAGACGAACAAATTAATAAGACAACCTAATCTTTTGTACAATCTAATTTGGCGGTAAACACGGTAGAAATAATTACTTAAGGTTTTTCAAGATCATTTGCGGTAGTTAACTTCTACTAATATTTTGGGAGTGGCGATGAAGCGTTTGACTTCATCGTCACATGGGTCTAACCGTGGAATAAGTTGTTTGCAGAGAACAGACTGTGATTAACAATTGAATGGCCTGAAAATTGTGGTAACTTTTGCTACATCGTATTGCACATTTTCTAGACAAGTATACTGTGCAAGTTGAGATGACGAGGATGTTTTTTTTTTGGGAATCTGACTTATTCATCAATTGTCAAGGTAGATCCAGGTCCGTAACCACCTAGCGACAACTATAGGCACTAAAGCGAACCAAAAACGCGCAATCATCATTGCCGCGCTACCTCGTCGAAGCCGGACAAACCTTCTTATAATAGACAGCCGGGAACAAATTGTAACAGATAAACTACAAATGTGTCCATATCTCCCTGAATTTTTGGAGGACATGATCAATTATTCTCTGTTCCTTTCATGGGTAGATAGGATATATTTTTTTCCCGACAAAGAGTGGATTTTTTATTTAAAATGTAACGTTAGAGGGATACAAACACAAAGAGCACACAACTAGCCTCTATATAGATAAGATGCACACAATCAACACTAATTCACACATGTAGAAAACCACACTAGCAACTAGCAAAATCTAATAAGATCGAAGCTATGGCATGGTAAAGTAAAAAAAGATCAAACCGGTGATCAacaatctactccctccattcttaaatatttgtctttctagatatttcaaatggactaacacatacaaatgtatatagacatattttagagtgtacattcactcattttgctccgtatatagtcacttgttaaaatctctagaaagacaagtatttaggaatggCGGGAGTACAAAAACAACCACATCAGCACTAACCATCTCTTGACATCACCCGACGAATCCAACCcccgccgaagaacaagtccgaaCAAATCTGAGCAATGTCTCATTGTCTGGACTGTTGGCATAGAATTGGAGGATCggtagttagggcatctccagccgtacggccccccagggcgccgaaaaagagcggcctgggggtGAGCGGGCGATAAACTCGGTGTTGGAGGCAGTTCGGCACCCAGCAGTCGCCCCCCAGGTCACCTCCAGGCGCCGATTTCGGCCCAGTGTTCGGCCCAAATATGTCTAAAAATGGCCCGATATCTGCGTGAATCGGCCCATATTCAGCGCGGTTCGGCGTGTTTCGGCTTGAATTTTCGCATAGAAATAGAAATCAATTAGTTCGCCACATAGTTCGGCATGGTTCGGCGTGTTTCGGCGtgtttcatcacataaatcaaatagttcaatacaaattatatagtggTGAGGTGGGGCGCAAGCCCGCCGGTGTACAGACCCTGTGCGCTCGGAACGCCGGAAAAGTTGCCCGGACGGCGGCGAACAGGCTGCCTCGGCAAATCCCCTTCTTTTTCCCGGCGGGAGATGGTCTACCTAGCTGCGTTGGGCGGTGGACGGCACCGGGATCGGCATGGTGACGGCCGAgcgggaggggagggggggggggtaggagacGAATTTGGACGGGTGGCTTGACTTTTCGCCTGCCAATGTGGCCCCAGGAACGCTTTTctcttgcgccggagcccccgagtTATTGGGCTATTTTTTTTTTCTAGCCCATTTAGTGAACCATAGGTATATAGGCTTATTagaaatcccagggtgggccgcggctcACCCTGGCCACCCCGTAGCTCCGCCCCTGCCTAGCATGGGCCTCAATAATGTGATGGCATACATGCACTCAAACTACGGGAGTTTACTTTTActtgttatatactccctccgtcccataatataagagtgtttttgacattACCTTaatgtcaaaaatgctcttatattatgggacaaaagGAGTAATCATTAGCAAGTTTTATTTTAAATGAGCATTGCTCAGCAGTAATCATATTTTCTCTTGATCTTTGAATTAGATGGCCGACACGGCTTTGACCTTCCTAAAAGTTCGTTCGAGCTCCGTCCGAGACGGACCAGAATACCGTGTAAAAACCAAGACGAACTCTTCAGCAATAAATAGGCCTGGGCGTGGACGAAGAGCAACGTCTCTTTATAAAGTTTGACCCATCGGTCCTCGGCCCCCAGCCTGCGTCGCCTAACTCGCCGTCGTCTCAACCGAGCTGCACTTCCGCCTTCTTCCCCGACGCAGGTGAGGTGACGACCAACTTCGCCGCCCAAACTGGCCGCGTTTTGTCCTCTGTGTCCTCTTATTTTCGTTCCTAGAGGCGACGACAGGCCGACATTGTTCGCCTCCGTGCATCGTAAACCTGTTCATTATTCATTCCTCGTGTGGGTTGCTTACTTGTTTCCCTTAACTGAAGCAGCTGATCGCCGAAGCAATACACAAAAAGCGTACGTGCGCCTTGTTTTTAGTTGACCGGACTCCACCAAGCACCATGCCGGGTAAGAGAGGCACCACTACCTTGCTCGATCACCTTCCCGAGGACATCATCGACAGGATACTCATCCGGCTGCCGCCCAAGGACGTCGGCCGCTGCCGAGCCGTCTGCACACTGTGGAGCAGTGTCACCTCCACGCCTGAATTTATGTCCGAACATCATCGCAGCCAGCCATCGCTCCCCATCATCGACGGGGACGGGCGGCCAGCCAGCCTTGTCGTCGTCCGCGGTGCCGGTGCGAGAACCACCAACCAACAACTCTGGCCTTTTGTACCAGGTTTCAAACACCGTGATGTGATTTTTCTTCAAGGCACCTGTGATGGTTTCATCATCGTCACCGGGAGATTGAGACGTCAATTCTACATCTGCAATCCAGTCCTTCGCCAGCATGCTCTCCTACCGCAGCCTCCATTTGGCCCACTCATCCAGAACTACGTAATTGGTTTCTACATGCACTGTCCAACTAAAGAATACAGGGTGCTCTGGGTCTCGAAAGGCGTTTTTGAATTCAGTTTATACGTCCTCATAGTTGGATCTGACAAGCCGAGGCACATCAGAGTCAGAATGCCAACAGTCTCCTCGGTTTCCATGGAATGGAAGTTACTGGAGATGCTGCTCCGTTCAGCGCCAGTTCAGCACCAGGGCAATCTTTATTGGCGTCCTCCTTACCCTTATGATGCCACGCAGATTACAGGAGATGGTGAAGACATTATTGTATTTGACACAGAAGTTGAATCATTCCGATGGATGCCTAGTCCGGCCCAACCGAATCATTCCGATACGTACCATGCTGGACAGTTGTTCGACTTGAAGGGGGTGCTTGCTTTCTCGGGATTTTTGTTCAAAAACAACACCACTCTGGATGTCTGGATGATGCAGGATTATGAGGCCGAAATTTGGACCTTTAAGTACCGGATTGACCTAACGAAGGTGGAGGCATCACAAAAATTGAAATTAACTTCTCTCAAAAGGAAGAGTATGTCACCACTTGATACAGTGATGGTACGGTTCAATGAAATGGCTGTGCTCAACGAGCATGAACTTTTGATCCAGTTTAATCATAAACACGTGTTACACTGCGATATTGATGGCAAGTTCTTAGGAATGGTAAAGATTGGAAAGAGACAATATCGAATGGCTCTTACTGGTTATTGCCTCCAAGAGAGCATAATTCCAATTCCGTCTCATGAGATGCTACAAGAAGACCAGGACCCTCCGTTCTTCACAAGCCATGGCTGAACTGAATGTTCATGCCGCTTTGCATTGCCCTTGCAATGTCTATCCATTGTATCATAAACAAGCCGTGCCTCTTTTCTTTACCCCTCATTACTTACTAACACTGCTAGTAGAACATGCCATGTCCTTTGGATTCGATTTCATCTTTGCTGATAGCACATTCTAAACATTTCTTTCATAGGCTAATTGTTTGATCTTTGTTGTTCAGTATGCAACCTTACCCAACTCCTAAGTAGCGCTTTCTTATAGCTCCTGGTTTCACATCAACTTTGTGCAAACATGTTTCTTCTCAGTAAATTAGCACAGATTTGTTTCTAATTTTTTTGTGTCCAGGGTTTTATTGTTTTGGCGGCAGAAAGAAAGTTGTCAAGGATTTGCACTCGTGGTTCATGGTTCATTTTTCTCCTGATAAAAAAATTGTAACTTAATTACATTGTATAAGTTTTACTAAGTTAAGGATGGCCACATTTCTTTTCAAGTATGAATCGACACTGTTCTCCATGCAACTATTTTTTTTAGGAATGAACACCTAGGACACAAAATTTACAACACGAAAGAAACTGCTACCGCTTTTGAAAAAACAAGGTGTTAACCttatgttgggttctacggtagggtgcatcgactgcaaattaaaattttctagGCGCAGAACAACCAGAAACATGCAAAGTGAATGGATCacggatcgttaccactagacatgtagtgccatgcagcggaagaagagttggggcagcgcgtccgcgtggttcgtctcctcctcgtccgatctccctcgaacggCCGGTCGTCGGATCCCTCATACAGGTTCGCcgaagcggcgcaagtgcaccgcctctaacggtattcgcgcgtgcaggaggaacgtcgtgcggcggactgctaggtccgatcacacaactggcggcgaatggaggtgtctattcgcaacacttGCAAACCCTAgtgcagcgccgaagcgatcaactgaataagtgtgccgcacctccactatttataggcttCCGTCGCGGGCTAAACACTGGGGCCTtgcacggatcctaaagcccaaagtctattCGGTCGCGTTCCAAGTCCAACTCGGAtaacatccgaccagtgtcctccgaaccgacctcgtaggttccttctcTTAAGCACGCGAatccttaggttcaagtcggcttggtcacagttcggatcacctccgacctgcacggttggtaggggcctctagcaaggcgtgccgaccaccaagcagactatgaagctggttaggtgaacctgtacaacgtgtcacacttctgttccctttgcttcatgatatatgttgttgggctcaaggcgagactgtcatccttgtgctagctcggcctctttctcgttccagtgataccgaccacaaactggattatctcataatccttgttgcatggccatgcttatcctggtcggatcacacgagggacccagtgtatatctctcctgatcgaaggggcaaatcccatcttgctcgaccatgtctcacagCGTGGGAC
This genomic window contains:
- the LOC123162465 gene encoding putative F-box/kelch-repeat protein At1g13200; its protein translation is MPGKRGTTTLLDHLPEDIIDRILIRLPPKDVGRCRAVCTLWSSVTSTPEFMSEHHRSQPSLPIIDGDGRPASLVVVRGAGARTTNQQLWPFVPGFKHRDVIFLQGTCDGFIIVTGRLRRQFYICNPVLRQHALLPQPPFGPLIQNYVIGFYMHCPTKEYRVLWVSKGVFEFSLYVLIVGSDKPRHIRVRMPTVSSVSMEWKLLEMLLRSAPVQHQGNLYWRPPYPYDATQITGDGEDIIVFDTEVESFRWMPSPAQPNHSDTYHAGQLFDLKGVLAFSGFLFKNNTTLDVWMMQDYEAEIWTFKYRIDLTKVEASQKLKLTSLKRKSMSPLDTVMVRFNEMAVLNEHELLIQFNHKHVLHCDIDGKFLGMVKIGKRQYRMALTGYCLQESIIPIPSHEMLQEDQDPPFFTSHG